One region of Carassius carassius chromosome 41, fCarCar2.1, whole genome shotgun sequence genomic DNA includes:
- the usf1 gene encoding upstream stimulatory factor 1 isoform X6 — MKGQQKSPDINVPVIEEEQPIKYLFKTEGAGGQVTYRVIQVADGQLEAQTDGATAVSVVTGFPATTQPVTQAVFSQSEGLDGDGTETHYTYYPATISDAAAGTMVTGVQASDALLSQSAPAGQMYVMMSPQEVLTGTNQRSIAPRTQPYNAKTEGPRTSRDEKRRAQHNEVERRRRDKINNWIVQLSKTIPDCTIDSTKTAQSKGGILSKACDYIQELRQSNSRLGDELNSLDRLKMDNQLLRQEMEDWKSKNQILRSQLRQHGIVAAASADPQ; from the exons ATGAAAGG ACAACAGAAAAGTCCTGATATCAATGTTCCAGTCATTGAAGAAG AGCAGCCGATTAAATATCTCTTCAAGACGGAGGGAGCTGGGGGGCAG GTTACATATCGAGTAATCCAAGTCGCAGATGGGCAGCTGGAAGCTCAAACTGATGGTGCAACTGCTGTTAGTGTAGTGACAGGGTTTCCTGCTACAACACAGCCTGTTACACAG GCAGTTTTTTCTCAGTCTGAAGGCTTGGATGGCGATGGCACAGAAACCCATTACACATATTACCCTGCTACTATCTCAGACGCAGCGGCTGGCACCATGGTGACCGGTGTTCAGGCCTCAGATGCTCTGCTTAGTCAAAGTGCTCCTGCAG GTCAGATGTATGTTATGATGTCCCCGCAGGAGGTCCTTACTGGAACCAACCAGAGGTCTATTGCACCTCGTACACAACCTTACAATGC TAAGACAGAGGGGCCAAGGACTTCAAGAGATGAGAAAAGGCGAGCTCAGCACAATGAAG TTGAGCGAAGACGTAGAGACAAAATTAACAACTGGATTGTTCAGCTCTCCAAAACAATTCCAGACTGCACCATAGATTCCACTAAAACTGCACAG agtAAGGGTGGGATCCTATCAAAGGCCTGCGATTACATTCAGGAGCTGAGACAAAGTAACAGCCGGTTAGGAGATGAACTGAACAGCCTTGACAGGTTGAAGATGGATAACCAGCTGTTACGGCAAGAG atgGAAGATTGGAAATCTAAGAATCAGATTTTGAGGAGCCAGCTCCGGCAGCATGGCATTGTTGCAGCAGCGAGTGCAGATCCCCAGTGA
- the usf1 gene encoding upstream stimulatory factor 1 isoform X4 produces MKGQQKSPDINVPVIEEGAVATAEDPSAITTIQSASTFSSEQPIKYLFKTEGAGGQVTYRVIQVADGQLEAQTDGATAVSVVTGFPATTQPVTQAVFSQSEGLDGDGTETHYTYYPATISDAAAGTMVTGVQASDALLSQSAPAGQMYVMMSPQEVLTGTNQSKTEGPRTSRDEKRRAQHNEVERRRRDKINNWIVQLSKTIPDCTIDSTKTAQSKGGILSKACDYIQELRQSNSRLGDELNSLDRLKMDNQLLRQEMEDWKSKNQILRSQLRQHGIVAAASADPQ; encoded by the exons ATGAAAGG ACAACAGAAAAGTCCTGATATCAATGTTCCAGTCATTGAAGAAG GGGCAGTTGCTACTGCAGAGGACCCATCGGCAATCACAACTATTCAGTCTGCTTCTACTTTCTCCTCAGAGCAGCCGATTAAATATCTCTTCAAGACGGAGGGAGCTGGGGGGCAG GTTACATATCGAGTAATCCAAGTCGCAGATGGGCAGCTGGAAGCTCAAACTGATGGTGCAACTGCTGTTAGTGTAGTGACAGGGTTTCCTGCTACAACACAGCCTGTTACACAG GCAGTTTTTTCTCAGTCTGAAGGCTTGGATGGCGATGGCACAGAAACCCATTACACATATTACCCTGCTACTATCTCAGACGCAGCGGCTGGCACCATGGTGACCGGTGTTCAGGCCTCAGATGCTCTGCTTAGTCAAAGTGCTCCTGCAG GTCAGATGTATGTTATGATGTCCCCGCAGGAGGTCCTTACTGGAACCAACCAGAG TAAGACAGAGGGGCCAAGGACTTCAAGAGATGAGAAAAGGCGAGCTCAGCACAATGAAG TTGAGCGAAGACGTAGAGACAAAATTAACAACTGGATTGTTCAGCTCTCCAAAACAATTCCAGACTGCACCATAGATTCCACTAAAACTGCACAG agtAAGGGTGGGATCCTATCAAAGGCCTGCGATTACATTCAGGAGCTGAGACAAAGTAACAGCCGGTTAGGAGATGAACTGAACAGCCTTGACAGGTTGAAGATGGATAACCAGCTGTTACGGCAAGAG atgGAAGATTGGAAATCTAAGAATCAGATTTTGAGGAGCCAGCTCCGGCAGCATGGCATTGTTGCAGCAGCGAGTGCAGATCCCCAGTGA
- the usf1 gene encoding upstream stimulatory factor 1 isoform X7 → MFQSLKKPIKYLFKTEGAGGQVGELYPPSGQVTYRVIQVADGQLEAQTDGATAVSVVTGFPATTQPVTQAVFSQSEGLDGDGTETHYTYYPATISDAAAGTMVTGVQASDALLSQSAPAGQMYVMMSPQEVLTGTNQRSIAPRTQPYNAKTEGPRTSRDEKRRAQHNEVERRRRDKINNWIVQLSKTIPDCTIDSTKTAQSKGGILSKACDYIQELRQSNSRLGDELNSLDRLKMDNQLLRQEMEDWKSKNQILRSQLRQHGIVAAASADPQ, encoded by the exons ATGTTCCAGTCATTGAAGAAG CCGATTAAATATCTCTTCAAGACGGAGGGAGCTGGGGGGCAGGTAGGGGAGCTGTACCCTCCCTCAGGGCAG GTTACATATCGAGTAATCCAAGTCGCAGATGGGCAGCTGGAAGCTCAAACTGATGGTGCAACTGCTGTTAGTGTAGTGACAGGGTTTCCTGCTACAACACAGCCTGTTACACAG GCAGTTTTTTCTCAGTCTGAAGGCTTGGATGGCGATGGCACAGAAACCCATTACACATATTACCCTGCTACTATCTCAGACGCAGCGGCTGGCACCATGGTGACCGGTGTTCAGGCCTCAGATGCTCTGCTTAGTCAAAGTGCTCCTGCAG GTCAGATGTATGTTATGATGTCCCCGCAGGAGGTCCTTACTGGAACCAACCAGAGGTCTATTGCACCTCGTACACAACCTTACAATGC TAAGACAGAGGGGCCAAGGACTTCAAGAGATGAGAAAAGGCGAGCTCAGCACAATGAAG TTGAGCGAAGACGTAGAGACAAAATTAACAACTGGATTGTTCAGCTCTCCAAAACAATTCCAGACTGCACCATAGATTCCACTAAAACTGCACAG agtAAGGGTGGGATCCTATCAAAGGCCTGCGATTACATTCAGGAGCTGAGACAAAGTAACAGCCGGTTAGGAGATGAACTGAACAGCCTTGACAGGTTGAAGATGGATAACCAGCTGTTACGGCAAGAG atgGAAGATTGGAAATCTAAGAATCAGATTTTGAGGAGCCAGCTCCGGCAGCATGGCATTGTTGCAGCAGCGAGTGCAGATCCCCAGTGA
- the usf1 gene encoding upstream stimulatory factor 1 isoform X8 — MFQSLKKPIKYLFKTEGAGGQVTYRVIQVADGQLEAQTDGATAVSVVTGFPATTQPVTQAVFSQSEGLDGDGTETHYTYYPATISDAAAGTMVTGVQASDALLSQSAPAGQMYVMMSPQEVLTGTNQRSIAPRTQPYNAKTEGPRTSRDEKRRAQHNEVERRRRDKINNWIVQLSKTIPDCTIDSTKTAQSKGGILSKACDYIQELRQSNSRLGDELNSLDRLKMDNQLLRQEMEDWKSKNQILRSQLRQHGIVAAASADPQ, encoded by the exons ATGTTCCAGTCATTGAAGAAG CCGATTAAATATCTCTTCAAGACGGAGGGAGCTGGGGGGCAG GTTACATATCGAGTAATCCAAGTCGCAGATGGGCAGCTGGAAGCTCAAACTGATGGTGCAACTGCTGTTAGTGTAGTGACAGGGTTTCCTGCTACAACACAGCCTGTTACACAG GCAGTTTTTTCTCAGTCTGAAGGCTTGGATGGCGATGGCACAGAAACCCATTACACATATTACCCTGCTACTATCTCAGACGCAGCGGCTGGCACCATGGTGACCGGTGTTCAGGCCTCAGATGCTCTGCTTAGTCAAAGTGCTCCTGCAG GTCAGATGTATGTTATGATGTCCCCGCAGGAGGTCCTTACTGGAACCAACCAGAGGTCTATTGCACCTCGTACACAACCTTACAATGC TAAGACAGAGGGGCCAAGGACTTCAAGAGATGAGAAAAGGCGAGCTCAGCACAATGAAG TTGAGCGAAGACGTAGAGACAAAATTAACAACTGGATTGTTCAGCTCTCCAAAACAATTCCAGACTGCACCATAGATTCCACTAAAACTGCACAG agtAAGGGTGGGATCCTATCAAAGGCCTGCGATTACATTCAGGAGCTGAGACAAAGTAACAGCCGGTTAGGAGATGAACTGAACAGCCTTGACAGGTTGAAGATGGATAACCAGCTGTTACGGCAAGAG atgGAAGATTGGAAATCTAAGAATCAGATTTTGAGGAGCCAGCTCCGGCAGCATGGCATTGTTGCAGCAGCGAGTGCAGATCCCCAGTGA
- the usf1 gene encoding upstream stimulatory factor 1 isoform X5: MKGQQKSPDINVPVIEEEQPIKYLFKTEGAGGQVGELYPPSGQVTYRVIQVADGQLEAQTDGATAVSVVTGFPATTQPVTQAVFSQSEGLDGDGTETHYTYYPATISDAAAGTMVTGVQASDALLSQSAPAGQMYVMMSPQEVLTGTNQRSIAPRTQPYNAKTEGPRTSRDEKRRAQHNEVERRRRDKINNWIVQLSKTIPDCTIDSTKTAQSKGGILSKACDYIQELRQSNSRLGDELNSLDRLKMDNQLLRQEMEDWKSKNQILRSQLRQHGIVAAASADPQ; the protein is encoded by the exons ATGAAAGG ACAACAGAAAAGTCCTGATATCAATGTTCCAGTCATTGAAGAAG AGCAGCCGATTAAATATCTCTTCAAGACGGAGGGAGCTGGGGGGCAGGTAGGGGAGCTGTACCCTCCCTCAGGGCAG GTTACATATCGAGTAATCCAAGTCGCAGATGGGCAGCTGGAAGCTCAAACTGATGGTGCAACTGCTGTTAGTGTAGTGACAGGGTTTCCTGCTACAACACAGCCTGTTACACAG GCAGTTTTTTCTCAGTCTGAAGGCTTGGATGGCGATGGCACAGAAACCCATTACACATATTACCCTGCTACTATCTCAGACGCAGCGGCTGGCACCATGGTGACCGGTGTTCAGGCCTCAGATGCTCTGCTTAGTCAAAGTGCTCCTGCAG GTCAGATGTATGTTATGATGTCCCCGCAGGAGGTCCTTACTGGAACCAACCAGAGGTCTATTGCACCTCGTACACAACCTTACAATGC TAAGACAGAGGGGCCAAGGACTTCAAGAGATGAGAAAAGGCGAGCTCAGCACAATGAAG TTGAGCGAAGACGTAGAGACAAAATTAACAACTGGATTGTTCAGCTCTCCAAAACAATTCCAGACTGCACCATAGATTCCACTAAAACTGCACAG agtAAGGGTGGGATCCTATCAAAGGCCTGCGATTACATTCAGGAGCTGAGACAAAGTAACAGCCGGTTAGGAGATGAACTGAACAGCCTTGACAGGTTGAAGATGGATAACCAGCTGTTACGGCAAGAG atgGAAGATTGGAAATCTAAGAATCAGATTTTGAGGAGCCAGCTCCGGCAGCATGGCATTGTTGCAGCAGCGAGTGCAGATCCCCAGTGA
- the usf1 gene encoding upstream stimulatory factor 1 isoform X2, protein MKGQQKSPDINVPVIEEGAVATAEDPSAITTIQSASTFSSEQPIKYLFKTEGAGGQVTYRVIQVADGQLEAQTDGATAVSVVTGFPATTQPVTQAVFSQSEGLDGDGTETHYTYYPATISDAAAGTMVTGVQASDALLSQSAPAGQMYVMMSPQEVLTGTNQRSIAPRTQPYNAKTEGPRTSRDEKRRAQHNEVERRRRDKINNWIVQLSKTIPDCTIDSTKTAQSKGGILSKACDYIQELRQSNSRLGDELNSLDRLKMDNQLLRQEMEDWKSKNQILRSQLRQHGIVAAASADPQ, encoded by the exons ATGAAAGG ACAACAGAAAAGTCCTGATATCAATGTTCCAGTCATTGAAGAAG GGGCAGTTGCTACTGCAGAGGACCCATCGGCAATCACAACTATTCAGTCTGCTTCTACTTTCTCCTCAGAGCAGCCGATTAAATATCTCTTCAAGACGGAGGGAGCTGGGGGGCAG GTTACATATCGAGTAATCCAAGTCGCAGATGGGCAGCTGGAAGCTCAAACTGATGGTGCAACTGCTGTTAGTGTAGTGACAGGGTTTCCTGCTACAACACAGCCTGTTACACAG GCAGTTTTTTCTCAGTCTGAAGGCTTGGATGGCGATGGCACAGAAACCCATTACACATATTACCCTGCTACTATCTCAGACGCAGCGGCTGGCACCATGGTGACCGGTGTTCAGGCCTCAGATGCTCTGCTTAGTCAAAGTGCTCCTGCAG GTCAGATGTATGTTATGATGTCCCCGCAGGAGGTCCTTACTGGAACCAACCAGAGGTCTATTGCACCTCGTACACAACCTTACAATGC TAAGACAGAGGGGCCAAGGACTTCAAGAGATGAGAAAAGGCGAGCTCAGCACAATGAAG TTGAGCGAAGACGTAGAGACAAAATTAACAACTGGATTGTTCAGCTCTCCAAAACAATTCCAGACTGCACCATAGATTCCACTAAAACTGCACAG agtAAGGGTGGGATCCTATCAAAGGCCTGCGATTACATTCAGGAGCTGAGACAAAGTAACAGCCGGTTAGGAGATGAACTGAACAGCCTTGACAGGTTGAAGATGGATAACCAGCTGTTACGGCAAGAG atgGAAGATTGGAAATCTAAGAATCAGATTTTGAGGAGCCAGCTCCGGCAGCATGGCATTGTTGCAGCAGCGAGTGCAGATCCCCAGTGA
- the usf1 gene encoding upstream stimulatory factor 1 isoform X1 translates to MKGQQKSPDINVPVIEEGAVATAEDPSAITTIQSASTFSSEQPIKYLFKTEGAGGQVGELYPPSGQVTYRVIQVADGQLEAQTDGATAVSVVTGFPATTQPVTQAVFSQSEGLDGDGTETHYTYYPATISDAAAGTMVTGVQASDALLSQSAPAGQMYVMMSPQEVLTGTNQRSIAPRTQPYNAKTEGPRTSRDEKRRAQHNEVERRRRDKINNWIVQLSKTIPDCTIDSTKTAQSKGGILSKACDYIQELRQSNSRLGDELNSLDRLKMDNQLLRQEMEDWKSKNQILRSQLRQHGIVAAASADPQ, encoded by the exons ATGAAAGG ACAACAGAAAAGTCCTGATATCAATGTTCCAGTCATTGAAGAAG GGGCAGTTGCTACTGCAGAGGACCCATCGGCAATCACAACTATTCAGTCTGCTTCTACTTTCTCCTCAGAGCAGCCGATTAAATATCTCTTCAAGACGGAGGGAGCTGGGGGGCAGGTAGGGGAGCTGTACCCTCCCTCAGGGCAG GTTACATATCGAGTAATCCAAGTCGCAGATGGGCAGCTGGAAGCTCAAACTGATGGTGCAACTGCTGTTAGTGTAGTGACAGGGTTTCCTGCTACAACACAGCCTGTTACACAG GCAGTTTTTTCTCAGTCTGAAGGCTTGGATGGCGATGGCACAGAAACCCATTACACATATTACCCTGCTACTATCTCAGACGCAGCGGCTGGCACCATGGTGACCGGTGTTCAGGCCTCAGATGCTCTGCTTAGTCAAAGTGCTCCTGCAG GTCAGATGTATGTTATGATGTCCCCGCAGGAGGTCCTTACTGGAACCAACCAGAGGTCTATTGCACCTCGTACACAACCTTACAATGC TAAGACAGAGGGGCCAAGGACTTCAAGAGATGAGAAAAGGCGAGCTCAGCACAATGAAG TTGAGCGAAGACGTAGAGACAAAATTAACAACTGGATTGTTCAGCTCTCCAAAACAATTCCAGACTGCACCATAGATTCCACTAAAACTGCACAG agtAAGGGTGGGATCCTATCAAAGGCCTGCGATTACATTCAGGAGCTGAGACAAAGTAACAGCCGGTTAGGAGATGAACTGAACAGCCTTGACAGGTTGAAGATGGATAACCAGCTGTTACGGCAAGAG atgGAAGATTGGAAATCTAAGAATCAGATTTTGAGGAGCCAGCTCCGGCAGCATGGCATTGTTGCAGCAGCGAGTGCAGATCCCCAGTGA
- the gkup gene encoding glucuronokinase with putative uridyl pyrophosphorylase: protein MICMLLVAGHGTILETQIKSDITGLYAHLTGVPKALLPGVGGKKILDFWWETVNTRQLFSEVYLVTNADKYKHYERWATANDFPVENVVNDGSTTLDNRLGAVADLELAIRSRQLQDDIMVIAGDMLCADQNFDIAQVIRFFRSKPGELAIYYELESGEKSYTRGIVEVCPNTHRVMRFFEKPQEGVTASRLASVVFYCLRKESLLYISEFLIQNPDANDRTFGKFWEWLINEEKIPVYGMKLPTGFQLIGQVGLSDYTKWLAHYSSKQQLSPSKPITCRSFARVGLMGNPSDGFNGKTIAMSIANFWAEVTLIESQTLVLLPHPLNDPTEFGSLQDLFRISRKEGYLGGLRLLQATCKKFYQFCSEQGIALSKQNFTLKYDTNIPRQVGLAGSSAIVSATLKCLMKFYNITDNDLPKPIRANFILNVETDELFITAGLQDRVVQVYEGLVYMDFNKQLLDERGYGEYIPFDMSDLPLFWLAYLGNPSDSGQIHSNVRQRWLNGESAVVEAMKSFADLTDQARAAFQCKDWPRLAQLMDENFELRRSVYTDHCLGPGSLKMVQIARQFGSAVKLPGSGGAVVGLCMDTERLVEMKRAFQEAGCVFCFIVPYDPSVQGQN from the exons ATGATTTGCATGCTGTTAGTTGCAGGGCACGGCACGATTTTAGAGACACAGATCAAG AGTGATATTACAGGTCTGTATGCTCATCTGACCGGTGTGCCCAAAGCTCTGTTACCTGGAGTGGGGGGAAAGAAAATATTGGATTTCTGGTGGGAAACCGTCAACAC GCGCCAGCTCTTCAGTGAAGTCTACCTGGTTACAAATGCTGATAA ATACAAGCACTATGAACGGTGGGCAACAGCAAATGACTTTCCAGTGGAGAATGTTGTGAATGATGGCAGCACTACTTTGGACAACAGACTTGGGGCTGTCGCAGATCTTGAGTTGGCCATCAGAAGCCGACAGCTACAAGATGACATTATGGTG ATCGCAGGAGACATGCTTTGTGCTGATCAGAACTTTGACATTGCACAAGTCATTCGCTTTTTCAGATCTAAG CCTGGAGAACTTGCTATATATTATGAACTGGAGTCAGGAGAGAAGAGCTACACCAGAGGAATTGTTGAAGTTTGTCCAAACACCCATCG GGTCATGCGATTCTTTGAGAAGCCTCAGGAGGGAGTCACTGCTTCTCGTCTGGCCAGTGTGGTGTTCTACTGCCTACGCAAAGAGTCCTTACTGTACATCTCTGAATTCCTCATTCAAAACCCTGATGCTAATGATAGAACTTTTGGCAAGTTTTGG GAATGGCTTATAAATGAGGAGAAAATTCCTGTTTATGGGATGAAGTTACCAACAGGATTTCAACTAATTGGACAAGTG GGTCTGTCTGATTACACAAAATGGCTCGCACACTATTCTTCAAAGCAGCAGCTGTCCCCATCTAAACCCATTACATGCCGCTCCTTTGCCAG GGTTGGACTCATGGGGAACCCCTCTGATGGTTTCAATGGGAAAACTATTGCTATGAGCATAGCTAACTTCTGGGCTGAGGTCACGCTTATTGAGAGCCAGACTCTG gttctTCTACCTCATCCTCTGAATGACCCCACAGAGTTCGGAAGCTTGCAGGATCTTTTTCGGATCAGCCGGAAAGAAGG GTATTTGGGAGGCCTGAGACTTCTACAAGCCACCTGTAAAAAGTTTTACCAGTTCTGCTCTGAACAAGG CATTGCTCTGTCCAAGCAGAACTTTACACTCAAGTATGACACAAACATTCCTCGGCAAGTG ggtTTAGCTGGCAGTAG TGCGATTGTGTCTGCCACCTTGAAGTGCCTGATGAAGTTTTACAACATCACAGACAAC GATCTTCCTAAACCAATCAGAGCCAACTTTATCCTCAACGTTGAGACTGATGAGCTGTTCATCACAGCTGGTCTACAGGATCGAGTTGTGCAG GTCTATGAAGGCTTGGTTTACATGGACTTCAACAAACAGCTGCTAGATGAGCGGGGTTACG GAGAGTACATTCCCTTCGATATGAGCGATCTTCCCTTGTTCTGGCTAGCCTATTTGGGCAATCCGAGTGATTCTGGACAAATTCACAGTAATGTTAGACAGCGCTGGTTGAACG GTGAATCTGCTGTTGTTGAAGCTATGAAATCCTTCGCTGATCTCACAGACCAAGCCCG GGCTGCCTTTCAGTGTAAAGACTGGCCCAGACTTGCACAGCTCATGGATGAAAACTTTGAGCTTCGCCG GTCGGTGTATACTGATCACTGTTTGGGCCCTGGAAGTCTGAAAATGGTCCAGATTGCGAGACAG TTTGGATCTGCAGTCAAATTGCCTGGCAGTGGTGGTGCTGTGGTTGGATTGTGTATGGACACTGAGCGGCTG GTGGAGATGAAGAGGGCTTTCCAAGAGGCAGgatgtgtgttttgttttattgtgccTTATGATCCATCAGTGCAGGGTCAAAACTGA
- the usf1 gene encoding upstream stimulatory factor 1 isoform X3: protein MKGQQKSPDINVPVIEEGAVATAEDPSAITTIQSASTFSSEQPIKYLFKTEGAGGQVGELYPPSGQVTYRVIQVADGQLEAQTDGATAVSVVTGFPATTQPVTQAVFSQSEGLDGDGTETHYTYYPATISDAAAGTMVTGVQASDALLSQSAPAGQMYVMMSPQEVLTGTNQSKTEGPRTSRDEKRRAQHNEVERRRRDKINNWIVQLSKTIPDCTIDSTKTAQSKGGILSKACDYIQELRQSNSRLGDELNSLDRLKMDNQLLRQEMEDWKSKNQILRSQLRQHGIVAAASADPQ from the exons ATGAAAGG ACAACAGAAAAGTCCTGATATCAATGTTCCAGTCATTGAAGAAG GGGCAGTTGCTACTGCAGAGGACCCATCGGCAATCACAACTATTCAGTCTGCTTCTACTTTCTCCTCAGAGCAGCCGATTAAATATCTCTTCAAGACGGAGGGAGCTGGGGGGCAGGTAGGGGAGCTGTACCCTCCCTCAGGGCAG GTTACATATCGAGTAATCCAAGTCGCAGATGGGCAGCTGGAAGCTCAAACTGATGGTGCAACTGCTGTTAGTGTAGTGACAGGGTTTCCTGCTACAACACAGCCTGTTACACAG GCAGTTTTTTCTCAGTCTGAAGGCTTGGATGGCGATGGCACAGAAACCCATTACACATATTACCCTGCTACTATCTCAGACGCAGCGGCTGGCACCATGGTGACCGGTGTTCAGGCCTCAGATGCTCTGCTTAGTCAAAGTGCTCCTGCAG GTCAGATGTATGTTATGATGTCCCCGCAGGAGGTCCTTACTGGAACCAACCAGAG TAAGACAGAGGGGCCAAGGACTTCAAGAGATGAGAAAAGGCGAGCTCAGCACAATGAAG TTGAGCGAAGACGTAGAGACAAAATTAACAACTGGATTGTTCAGCTCTCCAAAACAATTCCAGACTGCACCATAGATTCCACTAAAACTGCACAG agtAAGGGTGGGATCCTATCAAAGGCCTGCGATTACATTCAGGAGCTGAGACAAAGTAACAGCCGGTTAGGAGATGAACTGAACAGCCTTGACAGGTTGAAGATGGATAACCAGCTGTTACGGCAAGAG atgGAAGATTGGAAATCTAAGAATCAGATTTTGAGGAGCCAGCTCCGGCAGCATGGCATTGTTGCAGCAGCGAGTGCAGATCCCCAGTGA